Proteins encoded in a region of the Wolbachia endosymbiont (group A) of Anomoia purmunda genome:
- a CDS encoding IS110 family transposase yields the protein MVTSYQNFIGIDIGKLEFVTAVNEQKGVIKFDNSCVGWKQFYQKFSNILPNSMVILEATGGYELGLLYFLIDRNIAVHRANTRQVKNFILSHGTLAKTDSLDAKALAQYGSERCGHLQLFTSISKEQTTLFALCQRRDDITKMLVQEKNRLKTPGNDYIKESCQQAIEFLNNQVEKLDQAIQKIVNENPELQRCQKILETVPGIGRKTSQCLLCLIPELGSLNKRQIASLAGVAPHPKESGKAIGYRRIIGGRSNVRSKLFTAAMAAARSKSALGAFYSKLIESGKKKMVAITALMRKIIVIANARLKEAVNLHI from the coding sequence ATGGTTACATCTTATCAAAATTTTATTGGCATTGATATCGGAAAACTTGAATTTGTTACTGCAGTTAATGAACAAAAAGGTGTCATCAAATTTGACAATAGTTGTGTTGGTTGGAAACAATTCTACCAAAAATTTTCAAATATCTTGCCCAACTCCATGGTAATTTTAGAAGCTACAGGAGGTTATGAGCTTGGCTTATTGTATTTTCTTATTGATAGAAACATTGCTGTGCATCGTGCTAATACTCGTCAAGTTAAAAACTTCATTCTATCTCATGGAACTTTGGCAAAGACCGACAGTCTTGATGCAAAAGCGCTTGCCCAATATGGTTCTGAGCGTTGTGGACATCTGCAGCTATTTACATCTATCTCAAAAGAACAAACCACCTTGTTTGCACTTTGTCAGCGTCGTGACGATATTACGAAAATGCTTGTTCAAGAGAAGAATAGGCTAAAAACTCCTGGAAATGATTACATTAAGGAAAGTTGTCAACAAGCTATTGAATTCCTCAACAACCAGGTAGAAAAGCTTGATCAAGCTATACAAAAAATAGTCAATGAAAATCCTGAATTGCAACGATGCCAAAAAATTCTTGAAACAGTCCCTGGAATAGGTAGAAAAACCTCTCAATGTTTATTGTGTCTCATACCGGAACTTGGTTCTTTAAATAAAAGGCAAATTGCAAGCCTTGCAGGTGTTGCGCCTCATCCTAAGGAAAGTGGTAAAGCTATTGGCTACCGAAGGATTATAGGTGGAAGAAGTAACGTTCGTTCAAAGCTTTTTACAGCTGCCATGGCTGCTGCAAGGTCCAAATCTGCACTTGGTGCCTTTTATTCTAAGCTTATTGAAAGTGGTAAGAAAAAGATGGTGGCTATAACAGCTCTAATGCGTAAAATAATAGTGATTGCTAATGCAAGGCTTAAAGAAGCAGTTAATTTGCATATTTAA
- a CDS encoding ankyrin repeat domain-containing protein: protein MAIKKEKFFEIINEVSKNEGLNENNLLERIGSELKDVNSGVYSTYNNLKIDKLFMIQDSDKTVNCMLLHLAVECNSVPIVKLLLEKKVKVDEQMSGDVNSKFTALHIAASHGHQEIVQLLLNNNANPSLKDSQGRTPRDIVGDVKDKKAIIKMLEAASSLTRDNENTKASVVERVRVLEGRQKENNNENNINKVDDTLERELAKRDAVAQKLQEAEQRFANNQKRIEQDYLHDQHLEQYTIHNGEQTFLNKSSSDDSGICFDGDGSEALGQSILENGEDIDAQDENGLTFLHRAAARNNKESVELLVKCGAKIDVQDKDGLTPLHYAAAYGCVEIAEYLVEGGANVNAQDKAEYTPLCYALANDKKESANLLMKYGADRSLIKDEGLIDRLNGMYGQLS from the coding sequence ATGGCAATAAAAAAGGAAAAATTTTTTGAAATAATAAATGAGGTAAGCAAGAATGAAGGTTTAAATGAGAATAATTTACTTGAAAGAATAGGGAGTGAGCTAAAAGATGTAAACTCAGGAGTATATAGCACTTATAACAATTTGAAGATAGATAAGCTATTCATGATACAAGATTCAGACAAAACTGTAAATTGTATGTTGTTACATCTTGCTGTGGAATGTAACAGTGTACCAATAGTAAAACTCCTACTAGAAAAGAAAGTAAAAGTTGATGAACAAATGTCGGGTGATGTTAATTCTAAATTCACTGCTTTGCACATTGCTGCTTCGCATGGTCATCAAGAGATAGTTCAGCTTTTATTGAACAATAACGCAAATCCTTCACTAAAAGATAGTCAAGGCCGAACTCCAAGGGATATTGTCGGCGATGTAAAAGATAAAAAGGCTATAATAAAAATGTTAGAGGCAGCAAGTTCTTTGACAAGAGATAATGAGAATACGAAAGCATCAGTAGTGGAAAGAGTGCGAGTATTGGAAGGACGTCAGAAAGAGAACAATAATGAAAACAATATAAACAAAGTAGATGATACATTAGAAAGAGAACTGGCTAAAAGAGATGCTGTGGCGCAAAAGTTGCAAGAGGCAGAACAAAGATTTGCCAATAATCAGAAGCGCATAGAACAAGATTACTTGCACGATCAACATCTAGAGCAGTATACTATACATAATGGTGAACAGACCTTTTTAAATAAAAGTAGTAGTGACGACAGTGGAATATGTTTTGATGGAGATGGATCTGAAGCTTTAGGCCAATCTATATTAGAAAATGGAGAAGACATTGATGCACAAGATGAAAATGGATTGACTTTTTTACATCGTGCTGCTGCAAGAAACAATAAAGAATCAGTGGAACTTTTGGTAAAATGTGGAGCAAAAATTGATGTACAGGATAAAGATGGACTGACCCCTTTACATTATGCTGCTGCATATGGTTGTGTAGAGATTGCAGAGTATCTAGTAGAAGGTGGAGCAAATGTTAATGCACAAGATAAAGCTGAGTATACTCCATTATGTTACGCTCTTGCAAATGACAAAAAAGAATCAGCCAACCTTTTGATGAAATATGGAGCAGATCGCTCATTGATAAAGGATGAAGGCCTAATAGATAGACTAAACGGTATGTATGGTCAGCTATCTTAG
- a CDS encoding YgfZ/GcvT domain-containing protein, whose product MSYIPFLSRGVIVLYGPDTRDFLQGIITNDINKLDSQKAIYSLLLSPQGKYLYDFFLIEYGKYTLLECENMHLQQIIEKLDLLKTYLRVKIKDVSALYKVGVLFNTKLAECSGKSQVIFQDPRHKLLGMRIIHKDEIKEPVGDFTQYEKVRIQNLVPDGAKDMVQNSSFPLQFLIDKVNGISFNKGCYIGQEVVNRMSRQEIFRRKLYLVEGDNALPDIGTKVTNENNEEIGELRSSVDNIGLALLNTQKSHANLYVDGVRCVKTLKS is encoded by the coding sequence ATGAGTTATATACCATTCTTAAGTCGTGGTGTGATAGTGCTATATGGGCCTGATACTAGAGATTTTCTGCAGGGTATTATAACCAATGATATTAATAAGTTGGATAGCCAAAAAGCCATTTACTCTTTATTGCTTAGCCCTCAGGGAAAATATCTATATGATTTTTTTCTTATTGAATATGGTAAATACACCCTCTTGGAGTGCGAAAACATGCATTTGCAGCAAATAATCGAGAAACTAGATTTGCTTAAAACTTATTTGAGAGTGAAGATTAAAGACGTTAGCGCACTATATAAGGTTGGAGTTTTGTTTAATACTAAGTTGGCGGAGTGTAGTGGTAAGTCACAAGTTATTTTTCAAGATCCAAGGCACAAGCTGCTAGGAATGAGGATCATACATAAAGATGAAATAAAAGAGCCGGTTGGGGATTTTACTCAGTATGAAAAAGTTAGAATTCAAAATCTCGTTCCAGATGGAGCGAAAGATATGGTGCAGAATTCATCGTTTCCGCTGCAATTTTTAATCGATAAGGTAAACGGTATAAGCTTTAATAAGGGGTGTTATATAGGTCAGGAAGTTGTAAATCGAATGAGCAGACAAGAAATATTCAGAAGAAAACTTTACCTTGTTGAGGGAGATAACGCACTTCCAGATATTGGCACTAAAGTTACAAATGAAAACAATGAGGAAATAGGGGAACTGCGCTCTAGTGTAGACAACATTGGACTTGCATTGCTTAATACTCAAAAAAGTCATGCAAATTTATATGTCGATGGGGTCAGGTGCGTTAAGACGTTGAAGTCTTAA
- a CDS encoding co-chaperone GroES, with product MSLNVLDDSVLIKPISEEKQGGIVLPSSAEEKPTKGEVIAVGEGSRNSSGERVTLTVKAGDKVFYRQWAGTEIEHNDEKLIVMKESDILAVIK from the coding sequence ATAAGTTTAAATGTATTAGATGATAGCGTGCTGATCAAGCCTATTAGCGAAGAAAAGCAAGGTGGAATTGTGCTTCCATCAAGTGCTGAAGAGAAACCTACTAAAGGTGAAGTTATAGCAGTTGGTGAAGGTTCACGCAATTCAAGTGGCGAACGCGTAACTTTAACTGTGAAAGCTGGTGATAAAGTGTTCTATCGTCAATGGGCTGGTACAGAAATAGAACATAATGATGAAAAGCTTATCGTGATGAAAGAGTCCGATATACTTGCTGTCATTAAGTAG
- the groL gene encoding chaperonin GroEL (60 kDa chaperone family; promotes refolding of misfolded polypeptides especially under stressful conditions; forms two stacked rings of heptamers to form a barrel-shaped 14mer; ends can be capped by GroES; misfolded proteins enter the barrel where they are refolded when GroES binds): MTNVVVSGEQLQEAFREVAAIVDSTVAITAGPRGKTVGINKPYGAPEITKDGYKVMKGIKPEKPLNAAIASIFAQSCSQCNDKVGDGTTTCSILTSNMIMEASKSIAAGNDRVGIKNGIQKAKDVILKEIASMSRTISLEKIDEVAQVAIISANGDKDIGNSIADSVKKVGKEGVITVEESKGSKELEVELTTGMQFDRGYLSPYFITNNEKMIVELDNPYLLITEKKLNIIQPLLPILEAIVKSGKPLVIIAEDIEGEALSTLVINKLRGGLKVAAVKAPGFGDRRKEMLEDIATLTGAKYVIKDELGIKMQDLTLDDLGTAKNVKITKDNTTVVSENSDSDSVKARIEQIKSQIETSTSDYDKEKLRERLAKLSGGVAVLKVGGATEVEVKERRDRVEDALHATRAAIEEGIVPGGGVALLYASSALDKLKGASDEEQIGINIIKKVLSAPIRRLVKNAGLESAVIIDYLIKQNDKELIYNVEAMNYANAFTAGVIDPAKVVRIAFETAVSVASVLITTESMIVDVPSKENASSPMGAGEMSGMGGF, from the coding sequence ATGACTAATGTAGTAGTATCAGGTGAGCAGTTGCAAGAAGCCTTTCGTGAAGTCGCAGCAATAGTGGATTCAACGGTAGCAATAACTGCGGGACCTAGAGGAAAAACGGTAGGGATTAATAAGCCCTATGGAGCACCAGAAATTACAAAAGATGGTTATAAGGTGATGAAGGGTATCAAGCCTGAAAAACCATTAAACGCTGCGATAGCAAGCATCTTTGCACAGAGTTGTTCTCAATGTAACGACAAAGTTGGTGATGGTACAACAACGTGCTCAATACTAACTAGCAATATGATAATGGAAGCTTCAAAATCAATTGCTGCTGGAAACGATCGTGTTGGTATTAAAAACGGAATACAGAAGGCAAAAGATGTAATATTAAAGGAAATTGCGTCAATGTCTCGTACAATTTCTCTAGAGAAAATAGACGAAGTGGCACAAGTTGCAATAATCTCTGCAAATGGTGATAAGGATATAGGTAACAGTATCGCTGATTCCGTGAAAAAAGTTGGAAAAGAGGGTGTAATAACTGTTGAAGAGAGTAAAGGTTCAAAAGAGTTAGAAGTTGAGCTGACTACTGGCATGCAATTTGATCGCGGTTATCTCTCTCCGTATTTTATTACAAATAATGAAAAAATGATCGTGGAGCTTGATAATCCTTATCTATTAATTACAGAGAAAAAATTAAATATTATTCAACCTTTACTTCCTATTCTTGAAGCTATTGTTAAATCTGGTAAACCTTTGGTTATTATTGCAGAGGATATCGAAGGTGAAGCATTAAGCACTTTAGTTATCAATAAATTGCGTGGTGGTTTAAAAGTTGCTGCAGTAAAAGCTCCAGGTTTTGGTGACAGAAGAAAGGAGATGCTTGAAGATATAGCAACTTTGACTGGTGCTAAGTATGTCATAAAAGATGAACTTGGAATCAAGATGCAAGATCTCACGCTTGATGATCTTGGTACGGCTAAAAATGTTAAAATTACTAAAGATAATACCACAGTTGTCAGCGAAAATAGCGATTCTGACAGTGTGAAAGCTAGAATCGAGCAGATCAAATCTCAAATTGAAACTTCAACTTCTGATTATGATAAAGAAAAGCTAAGAGAGCGTTTAGCGAAATTATCAGGTGGTGTTGCTGTGCTCAAAGTTGGTGGAGCAACTGAAGTGGAAGTTAAAGAACGTAGAGATAGAGTCGAAGATGCGCTGCATGCAACAAGAGCTGCAATTGAAGAAGGTATAGTTCCAGGTGGTGGAGTTGCGCTTCTTTATGCTTCATCTGCACTTGATAAGTTAAAAGGTGCAAGTGACGAAGAGCAAATAGGCATAAACATTATCAAGAAAGTTCTCAGTGCTCCAATTAGAAGGTTAGTCAAAAATGCTGGTCTTGAATCTGCTGTTATAATTGACTATTTGATTAAGCAGAATGATAAAGAGCTTATATACAACGTTGAGGCTATGAATTATGCTAATGCATTTACAGCTGGTGTGATTGATCCAGCAAAAGTGGTGCGTATTGCTTTTGAAACAGCGGTATCTGTTGCGAGTGTGCTGATAACTACTGAATCTATGATAGTTGATGTACCAAGCAAAGAAAATGCTTCATCTCCTATGGGTGCAGGAGAAATGAGTGGCATGGGTGGATTCTAA
- a CDS encoding protein-disulfide reductase DsbD domain-containing protein produces the protein MKIHIYLILFLFFSCTQLYADEEIAKFDLLIGEINEASLTLKGAIRVTVEPGWHIYYKDPGDFGFPTSFDCKGNTLNIDIYWPTPKKHRDKVGREIFISNVYEDMVLFPFKMNMFSNQGYIDLNFHINYAICKDRCIPKNAEIKIKQPLKDFIDSDINKLINEWYEK, from the coding sequence ATGAAAATACATATATATTTAATATTGTTTTTATTTTTTTCTTGCACTCAACTATATGCTGACGAGGAAATTGCAAAATTTGATTTACTTATTGGCGAGATAAATGAAGCAAGCCTCACTCTTAAAGGTGCAATAAGGGTTACAGTAGAACCAGGCTGGCACATATATTATAAAGATCCTGGAGATTTCGGTTTTCCCACTTCTTTTGATTGCAAGGGTAACACATTAAACATAGATATTTACTGGCCTACTCCAAAAAAACATAGAGATAAAGTAGGAAGAGAGATATTTATCAGTAACGTATATGAGGACATGGTATTATTTCCCTTTAAGATGAATATGTTTTCAAATCAGGGGTATATTGACCTTAACTTCCATATAAATTATGCGATATGTAAAGATAGGTGCATCCCTAAAAATGCTGAGATAAAAATCAAACAGCCACTAAAGGATTTTATAGATTCTGATATCAATAAACTTATAAATGAGTGGTATGAAAAATAG
- a CDS encoding alanine:cation symporter family protein, with protein MDIVKFVLLLPTILLMLVAGVYLSVKLKWLQIFRLPYALSLIGVKRGENKFSSIAALFTILGGNLGVGNISGTAVALKTGGPGSILWMAIIIVITSVIKYVTCYLSIKTRKEKNGRFIGGPIAYMADAFNSRKATIVFLVVMIMVSITVGNLVQVNSLSIPLNMIDVPVVIGGIVMAIIFFVVAVLSLKKIKIFISAMIPIMTVSYLILCGIILFKFSENILPSLKLITSSFFTTSSFNSGLSLGLILEMLTIIQVGTLQGIFATDIGLGLEGIVHSSIVPKKNNNKFIIEQSLITIISPFIVAFIVFITTMVLLVTDSWVTDLESTNMCIFAFRKAMNWPYIDYLIMAIMFCFAFTTIFTWFFCSKQTIRYVSMDNKYTKIWTVVFTLIIPLGAIGKVRLLWDVADISIAALLFINILAILELTSQDPEVFTVSSRYLKLQKQSYS; from the coding sequence ATGGATATAGTAAAGTTTGTTTTATTACTGCCAACAATATTACTCATGCTAGTTGCTGGTGTTTACCTGTCGGTTAAACTAAAATGGCTACAGATATTTAGATTGCCGTACGCCCTTTCACTCATTGGAGTTAAAAGAGGAGAAAATAAATTTTCTTCTATAGCCGCCCTGTTTACAATCTTAGGGGGAAATTTAGGAGTAGGAAATATTTCAGGAACTGCTGTTGCTCTAAAAACCGGAGGACCGGGCTCTATTTTATGGATGGCAATAATTATTGTTATCACTTCTGTGATAAAATATGTCACTTGTTATCTAAGTATAAAAACCAGAAAGGAAAAGAACGGACGGTTTATAGGTGGCCCTATAGCCTACATGGCTGATGCATTTAACTCTAGAAAAGCTACAATTGTGTTTCTAGTTGTTATGATAATGGTTTCAATAACAGTTGGTAACCTTGTTCAGGTAAATTCTCTATCAATACCACTTAACATGATAGATGTGCCTGTAGTCATTGGTGGCATTGTAATGGCCATAATATTTTTTGTTGTTGCAGTTCTCAGCTTAAAAAAAATTAAAATTTTTATATCGGCTATGATACCGATAATGACGGTAAGTTACCTCATACTTTGCGGTATCATATTATTTAAGTTTAGTGAAAATATCCTTCCTTCTCTAAAACTAATAACAAGCAGTTTTTTTACAACTAGTAGCTTTAACTCTGGTTTATCTCTAGGTTTGATTTTAGAAATGTTGACTATTATTCAAGTTGGAACTTTGCAAGGTATTTTTGCAACAGATATAGGGCTTGGCCTTGAAGGAATCGTGCACTCTTCAATTGTTCCTAAGAAAAATAACAATAAATTTATTATTGAACAGAGTCTAATCACAATAATATCGCCTTTTATAGTTGCATTCATAGTGTTCATTACAACGATGGTACTGCTTGTCACAGATTCTTGGGTCACTGATTTAGAGAGTACTAACATGTGCATATTTGCTTTTAGAAAAGCTATGAATTGGCCCTATATTGACTATTTAATTATGGCCATAATGTTTTGTTTTGCTTTCACTACTATTTTTACTTGGTTTTTTTGCTCAAAACAGACAATACGCTATGTGTCTATGGATAATAAATACACTAAAATCTGGACTGTAGTTTTTACCTTAATCATTCCACTTGGTGCAATAGGTAAAGTCCGGTTACTATGGGATGTTGCTGATATCTCGATTGCTGCTTTGTTGTTTATCAACATACTCGCTATACTCGAGCTAACCTCTCAAGATCCAGAAGTGTTTACTGTGAGTAGCAGATATTTGAAGTTGCAAAAACAGAGCTATAGCTAA
- a CDS encoding Maf family nucleotide pyrophosphatase has translation MTERSLNNLILASSSKRRIALLKQINIEPGLILPADIDEAPLKKELPKDYSIRMAKSKAEKIQSSNPNYFVLGIDTVVACGRRILLKAENVEQAEKCIRLLSGRRHRVYTSVCLLTPDQSKQHIRTVVTIVKFKRLSEQEIKYYLASEEWKNRAGGCNIQGLAGMFVLFLRGSYSSVIGLPLHETYCLLSNYFNFNLY, from the coding sequence GTGACAGAACGATCTCTAAATAATCTTATTCTTGCTTCATCATCGAAAAGGCGTATAGCTTTACTAAAACAAATAAACATTGAGCCAGGTTTAATTTTGCCAGCAGATATAGATGAAGCCCCTTTAAAAAAGGAACTTCCGAAGGATTACTCAATCCGTATGGCAAAAAGTAAAGCGGAGAAAATACAAAGCTCAAATCCAAATTACTTTGTGCTTGGTATTGATACAGTTGTTGCTTGTGGTAGAAGGATATTGCTCAAAGCTGAAAACGTTGAGCAAGCAGAAAAATGTATCCGCTTGTTATCAGGAAGAAGGCATAGAGTATATACCAGTGTATGTCTATTAACTCCCGATCAATCCAAACAACATATTAGGACTGTGGTTACAATAGTGAAATTTAAACGTCTCAGTGAACAAGAAATTAAGTATTATTTAGCATCAGAAGAGTGGAAAAATAGGGCAGGGGGATGCAATATACAAGGCCTAGCTGGAATGTTCGTATTGTTCTTACGCGGCTCCTATTCTTCCGTCATCGGATTGCCGTTACACGAAACCTATTGTTTGCTAAGTAATTATTTTAACTTCAATTTATATTGA
- the infA gene encoding translation initiation factor IF-1, whose product MIKDEKSKTIFEVEGAITALLPAAEFRVKLDNEHEIICHVSGKVRRSKIRIIIGDRVLVEMSIYDRNARKGRIIRRLKGTSDRTISK is encoded by the coding sequence ATGATAAAAGACGAGAAATCGAAAACAATTTTTGAAGTGGAAGGGGCAATAACTGCTTTACTACCTGCAGCAGAATTTAGAGTGAAACTGGACAATGAACATGAAATTATCTGTCATGTATCAGGGAAAGTGAGAAGAAGTAAAATACGCATCATTATAGGGGATAGGGTGTTAGTTGAGATGAGCATTTACGATAGGAATGCGAGAAAGGGTAGGATCATTAGAAGGCTTAAAGGTACAAGTGACAGAACGATCTCTAAATAA
- the tkt gene encoding transketolase, whose translation MNHLPLESMANAIRFLSIDAVQKANSGHPGMPLGMADVATVLFAKYLNHNPDNSQWFNRDRFVLSNGHGSMLLYSILYLTGYISIDELKNFRQMGSKTPGHPEFGLTSGVEATTGPLGQGFAAAVGMALAESILKKQFRINHYTYVMLGDGCLMEGISHEVASLAGHLKLNKLIALFDDNDISIDGATCLSCSDDVEKRFLAYGWNVDKIDGHDFDAISFAIEQAKKSDKPTMICCKTIIGKFSSRAGTSSAHSGAFSEEDIKQMREKLNWSYEPFHVPEDVKNAWKKTVERAKQNYTMSFQCVTLESRKEEKEWIPVSSTGMTEENAGMTGYHVELQRRLDKRLPDNIDSVLANLKKQIHETMPNEATRSSFGRVMELLTESMPELIGGSADLTGSNCTKYKHMQVIDSNNYSGSYVHYGVREHAMAACMNGMALHGAILPYGGTFLVFSDYCRPAIRLSALMKKQVIYVMTHDSIGVGEDGPTHQPIEHLASLRAIPNLYVFRPADAVETLECVSIALEKKESPALFALSRQNVSYMHSDIDQSANLSKFGAYILCECSKELKVTIFATGSEVEIAVEAGKKLQEKGIGTRIVSMPCWRLFDEQSDEYKAAILNNDSIKVAIESGSEMGWHKYIGSNGIFIGMKSFGESAPYKTLYEHFNISADHVVKCVCEFYHSTVYIQ comes from the coding sequence ATGAATCATCTACCTTTGGAATCTATGGCAAACGCCATCCGTTTTTTATCAATTGATGCAGTACAAAAAGCAAACTCTGGACACCCAGGTATGCCACTTGGCATGGCAGATGTTGCAACTGTTTTGTTTGCTAAATATCTGAATCATAATCCTGATAATTCTCAATGGTTCAATAGAGATCGCTTTGTTTTATCAAACGGCCATGGGTCAATGTTACTATATTCAATATTATATTTGACAGGTTATATTAGCATAGATGAGCTAAAGAATTTCAGGCAAATGGGATCCAAAACCCCAGGTCATCCAGAGTTCGGCTTGACTTCCGGGGTAGAGGCAACAACAGGCCCTCTCGGTCAGGGGTTTGCCGCTGCTGTTGGCATGGCACTTGCTGAATCAATCCTTAAAAAGCAATTCAGAATCAATCACTACACTTACGTGATGCTAGGGGATGGCTGTCTTATGGAAGGAATAAGCCATGAGGTAGCATCACTTGCTGGGCATCTTAAATTGAATAAGCTCATAGCTCTTTTTGATGATAATGATATCTCTATAGATGGCGCTACTTGCCTTTCCTGCTCTGATGATGTAGAGAAACGCTTCTTAGCGTATGGATGGAATGTTGACAAAATTGATGGCCATGATTTTGATGCCATATCCTTTGCAATAGAGCAAGCAAAAAAGTCTGATAAACCTACAATGATCTGCTGCAAAACCATTATCGGAAAGTTTTCAAGCCGTGCTGGCACATCCTCTGCTCACAGTGGTGCTTTTTCGGAGGAAGACATCAAACAGATGAGAGAGAAATTAAACTGGAGTTATGAACCATTCCATGTACCAGAAGATGTGAAAAATGCCTGGAAGAAAACTGTTGAGAGAGCAAAACAAAACTACACGATGTCATTCCAGTGCGTGACGCTGGAATCCAGGAAAGAAGAAAAAGAATGGATCCCAGTGTCAAGCACTGGGATGACAGAAGAGAATGCTGGGATGACAGGGTATCATGTAGAACTTCAAAGACGGTTAGATAAACGCCTACCAGATAATATCGATAGTGTTTTGGCTAACTTGAAGAAACAAATACACGAGACAATGCCAAACGAAGCTACTCGATCTTCTTTTGGCAGAGTAATGGAACTTTTAACTGAGTCTATGCCGGAATTAATCGGCGGTTCTGCTGATCTTACTGGGTCAAATTGCACTAAATATAAGCACATGCAGGTAATAGATAGTAATAATTATAGTGGTTCTTATGTCCACTATGGAGTGAGAGAGCACGCTATGGCAGCATGTATGAATGGTATGGCACTTCACGGCGCGATTCTTCCTTATGGCGGCACTTTTTTGGTATTTTCCGACTATTGTCGTCCTGCTATACGTCTTTCAGCTCTGATGAAGAAGCAGGTTATCTATGTAATGACTCACGACTCAATTGGAGTGGGAGAAGATGGCCCAACTCATCAGCCAATAGAGCATTTAGCTTCTTTGCGTGCTATACCAAATCTATATGTTTTTAGGCCAGCCGATGCAGTTGAAACTCTGGAGTGTGTTAGTATTGCACTCGAAAAGAAAGAATCTCCAGCACTGTTTGCGCTTTCAAGGCAAAACGTAAGTTACATGCATTCTGATATCGATCAATCTGCTAATCTATCGAAGTTTGGTGCATATATTTTGTGTGAATGTTCAAAAGAATTAAAAGTGACGATATTTGCTACGGGGTCCGAGGTTGAAATTGCAGTTGAAGCAGGGAAGAAATTGCAGGAAAAGGGTATAGGTACAAGGATTGTTTCTATGCCATGCTGGAGGCTTTTTGACGAGCAAAGCGATGAATATAAAGCGGCAATATTAAATAATGACAGCATTAAAGTTGCAATTGAATCCGGAAGTGAAATGGGTTGGCATAAATATATAGGTTCAAACGGTATATTTATTGGCATGAAAAGCTTCGGAGAATCAGCACCTTATAAAACACTTTATGAGCATTTTAATATCAGCGCAGATCATGTGGTAAAATGTGTGTGTGAATTTTATCATTCCACTGTATATATTCAATAG
- the rpsD gene encoding 30S ribosomal protein S4, with the protein MTTVITRKYRISRRLGVNLWGRAKDPVNKRKYPPGQHGILGFKKLSDFGKQFAAHKKFKFYYAISSKQLRRTFLDAYNRKGYTADNFIGILESRLSSVLYHSGLVPTIYSAKQLISHKHVTVNDKVVNISSYRVKPGDIIKIRERAGKIPVVVEAEQKQERKAPDYLEADSKEHSVKYLRSPQYSEVPYSADMEVNLVVEFYSR; encoded by the coding sequence ATGACAACTGTTATCACTAGAAAGTATAGGATTAGCCGTAGACTTGGTGTAAATTTATGGGGTAGAGCTAAAGACCCAGTAAACAAAAGGAAATACCCTCCAGGTCAACATGGTATTCTTGGATTCAAGAAGTTATCCGACTTTGGTAAGCAGTTTGCTGCGCATAAGAAATTTAAGTTTTACTATGCGATTTCAAGTAAGCAGCTCAGACGTACATTTTTAGATGCTTATAACAGAAAGGGTTATACGGCTGATAATTTTATCGGTATCTTAGAATCGAGATTAAGTTCTGTTTTATACCACTCTGGTCTTGTTCCAACAATTTACTCAGCAAAGCAGCTCATATCTCACAAGCACGTTACAGTTAATGATAAGGTGGTTAACATATCGAGTTATCGAGTGAAGCCAGGTGATATAATAAAAATAAGAGAAAGGGCAGGAAAAATTCCTGTAGTAGTAGAGGCTGAACAAAAACAAGAGCGCAAGGCTCCGGATTATTTAGAAGCAGATAGTAAAGAGCATTCAGTGAAGTATTTGAGGTCACCTCAATATTCTGAGGTTCCTTATTCAGCAGACATGGAAGTCAATTTAGTAGTAGAGTTTTACTCTAGATAG